Sequence from the Fundulus heteroclitus isolate FHET01 chromosome 7, MU-UCD_Fhet_4.1, whole genome shotgun sequence genome:
CCTGTTGCTTTAATTTCCTGTGCCTCTCCAGGTTCCATGAACACTGGCGGTTTGTGCTGCAGCGTTTGGCCTTCCTAGCAGCCTTTGTGGTCTACCTGGAAAGTGAAACCCTTGTCACGCGGGAGGAGGTGGCCCAGATACTTGGAAGTAAGCAGCGTGTTGCTGATatgtgtctctctctttctctgagGAAGGCCAGCCTAAACTCTGCCATTTCTCTCCGGCAGTTGAAGTTGTGCGGGAGAAGGGCTTTCATCTGGACATCGAAGATTTCCTCGCAGGAGTGCTGATTATGGCCAGTGAGCTGGTGAGTGGTATGATGCGGTGATTGTGCAAGTCTCACTTTAATACacataattgtgtttttaattgtggGTGTTTGAGAAGAAATCATTAAACCTATCCTGTGTACCTAACTAAAGCTGACCCACTGTTTCTAAATGCAAGATCTGTGTTGGCTATAAGTGCCCACATGGCCATTCAACATTTTCCTCATAAAAACAAGTTTAGTCAGGAAAGCCACCTGCTCTGTAAAACATTAGATTGTCTCACACTGTTTCCAAATGACtcactgttttatgaaatgtttatttcaggttcgggagagatcggcaaacacaaatatgaaatcaaacactgtttctgttagaatataaggcaaacatttattattccccacagaatacagcaacacaaaacagcaagcacttcgcaCACTCCACGCGGCCGGGCGTCCATACAACCCACGGCTAACTTCAACGACTGAGGgcggtcccctcctttttataccaataaacaaagtatcagatgggagcgagagtggccacttctccctcccatttgagctgttcgtcccgtttccaaaacaaaaaacgttcccagcatctcagcagtgtgtgaagcaaaaaaatattgcaaactcagataatagcgcaaatataagcaaaataaggaatacagaatccgtctttcccacaacacattgtcataggttcccacctcaagttaaaacaatttataacaaaataacacatgtggttcttagttttatgtgagcaacataacaggcacgagcatgtatgttgctcttagtttaaaactaaccattttttcccaaaatacatagtcaaagaacaaaaataactctttaatatatcactCACCGTTATCCATTCAAGGCCGTTTtggttttctgctttaaaaaccAGCGGCAAGGCCGATGGTGATAatattttatgctttaaaaatgtttaggtTTTCTGTCTCTAAAATTTGACATTTGCCCTTGAAGACCAACAGGGGTCAgtcattgttttttattgatattttcagGAAATATTTTCAGTTTCCAACATTTGTCATTGAGTGAAgctgatgaaaaacaaaactggtaAATCTTCAGCTAGAGTCTCGGAGAGTTATACCAAAGGCTGGTTGCCATTTATTGCAGtcagaaataaaacttaaaaacttACAAAGCTAGTTGGCTGATGTGCAATTTAAAAGCTCTGTGCTTTATAATAGGCTTCCCTTTTATGATTCCTGTAGTCCAGTTTTACAAAGTAGTTGTTGGAGAAATCAGGTAAAAAcaatgttctttatttattacatttttagtttttcagttttCGTAAAGGTTCTGTCATAAGATCAGAAGTTTTTTACTCTGTGTTTTACACATATATATCCTAGTGTATGAAAACTAAACTTAATAACTTTTGCCGTCTGCTCCTGTAGTCGCGGCTAGCGGTGAACAGCGTCACCGCAGGAGACTACAGCCGGCCGCTCCGCATCTCTAACTTCATCAACGAGCTGGACTCCGGCTTCCGTCTGCTCAACCTGAAGAACGACCCGCTGCGGAAACGGTACGACGGGCTGAAGTACGACGTGAAGAAGATCGAGGAGGTGGTCTACGACCTGTCCATCCGCGGCCTGGCCAAGGAGGCCGAATCCGGCGGAGACAAGTAGAACGTGACGTTTGTTGGTTTGCTgttggaggaggagggggggggggtgtggcaGCTGCCTCCACCTGGGACCTCTGCATGATTGCTGCAGGTTGGAGACCTTCCCCCATGCGGAAGTCAAAGTCCCAGGGATCTGCCTGAGGTCCCCAGCAGCCAGAGACGGACTATGTGATGGTGTGTCTGCGTATGCGTGCAAGTGTTTCAGCATGGATTTGTGCAAATGCATGCAGGAGGTGTGGTTTAGATGGAAGGCAGTCTGTCAGGAAGGGTGCAGAGGTGGTACAGAAGCTCAACTTGATTCAGAAACTCAACATAAAGGTTCAGTTTGTTGCGGCGTTCGGGAATGCGTTCTCAGCTTTATCTTATTCCAGTGTTTCAGCATCGTTGTATTTCACCGTTTCTGGAGGCCGTCATGTTTACCCGTTTGTTTTTCTgggttatgttttatttctcttgttGAAATGTCACATTTGTGTCAAAGCTGTTTAACACGTGATTAAATTTGGGTTTGTGGAGTCAGCATAAGGTTTCACAGCTACACACATCCAAACTGGGTCTTTGAAGCAAGTTCTTCAGGCAATGAAGGCAAGTTTAAACTTTACGGTCCAGTAGACAgagaaaaacgttttttttgtaTGGTTTTCTGATTGttagtttttgcctttttttattttttttaaatgttcaaggagttaaaagcagaagaaaCGAGTTGCTCTTGACATTTAACTGATTAGTTAAATTACCTGTTTAGGAtcctttctttaaaacaaaaaacaatggtgCCAATTAGTGGCTCTTGAGCCATTTCTGTAGTTGTATTGGTAGGAAGTAGAGAAAAGTTGTCAATGTTTATATGGTTTATATTTTGTTGAGAAAAGGTAAATTTTTGTATCATCTGTAGTGTAGCTAGGGTGTTTTTCtaggtggaaaaaaataagtttttcaaCTTTTGCTTCATTTATTTGCCCTCAGTGTTTATATTCCATCCTTCTATGTCCTAAAATGTCTCGTTTCAAATAGAAATGAtagaattgtaaaaaaaaaaaaaagaaaaaaaagtcaaggatgttgaaaatcattttttaatataattcacAATATATTACACTAGAGAAATAATACATCAGATGTTTCAAACCAACCAAAAGGGTCAAGTAAATAAACAATATGCAACTCTACAGGTGTTGTTTTCTTACACTTTTGAGATGTGTTTCTTTTGGCCTCCCAACAGTAAATGAGCCTCAGCAGCTCTGCCCTTCAAAACACAgtgatattattttttctttttaatgctaCTTCATAACAAACATAACAGCAAGGGTCTTAAAAGGTTGGTTTCACGGACTGTCTCGACGCCTCGTCTTTCTCAAACGAAGGAACACGTATTCCACCAGCAGTTATACTGAAGAGTAAATCGTTCAATTATAATAAAGTGcttcaaacaaaataaagcccTCAGAGGTAAAAACAGATTggtaaaaacacttttaagaaaaaaaaaaaaggcagttcACTGTAAAAGGAATAATCATATTGCCTGTAAGTAGATGCGAGTGCAGACAGAGGGCGGTCTCGTCTGTTGAAGGAACCGATGCTACTGTGACAGATTGCAGATTTGTCAGTCTTAGTCTAACAGTAATAAAGTACAAAGGCACAACAGCTCATTGCTGGTCACAGAACACAGTTAACCACCTGCCATGATCACGTGGTCGGGATGCTCTTTCCAGGATGAGGCCGTCAGGTTGAGCAGAGTTTTTCAGCCTtcgttaaaaaaatgtttaattctcACAATAAAGGCGGGCCGAAAAAATAATTAGACAGGAGCCGACGAACCAAAAATGATCACATTTGGTCACTTATAAACAGATTGCGAGATTTTCTATTTACAAGCATTACTTTGTAAAACGTAAGACTACAAAATTTAAGGGCTTTGGTTTCTCAGGGTTTAAGAGAGTAATTATTTCTccatacactttttttttttaaaacaagtgttttgagaaaaacattatttggtGACAAAAAAACGACTAGTTTCAAGCTGCGCAGAGCGATCAGACGCACTGATTATATGGATGAAAAACTCTGCCCTTCACACACAAAGAGGCCGTCCGGTATTAGAGATGCACTGTTCATGTATTTTATGGCGGATATCCCATTTCCAGGTTTTGTGAAGCTTCGAAATGCCTTTAACAATTTGAGAAGGATCCCTTTTCCTTGTAAGAACTCTTAAGGAGATATAAAAACATCATTCACTATAAGCCGCCCTGCCGTGAGCAGTTAGGCCGGAGGGAATTGTCACAGAGAGAAGTGGCTGTAGAGCAGGAATCTACCATTTGACAATGACAGGTTTCAGAGTGGACGTTTTAAACTATTTTCAGCATCTTGTATCTGCAGTTATTGCAGCTAGCAGTACTAAAACAGTAGTCTTCCTAAGAGACTAGATCTTTAACGCTGTAGTTTCCAAAAAAGCTTGCCATCAGTTCTTAATCCAGCACATTTCATCACACACAGGTTGAGAGCTCCATGGGATTATACAAAGTAACTTTGTTGTAGTACGTTcaaccttcctgttatctgctgaaagtctcGCTCTTTCACGGCCGGAAAGAATCCCAGAAAATCTCTCGCAATGTCGCGGGAAatcttttccttttaaatagatttttcccGCTTTGAGCTAAATTTTAAACACCTCAGCGAAACAGAAAACGGCCTTCACACACCAAAGTGGATTATTGTCAGCATTCAGGCGCGGTGTGTTCACTGACCGGAAAAAATATCCGATTTTTTGAGATTCTGTCCAGCTGGTCTGAGCTGATGGTGAAAATCGGCCGATTCTTGTCACCGGCCGATTTCTCTGTGCATCTCTAACAAGGACGGTACGCCATCCATTGGACACAAACAAAAAGGCAATCTGACTACAATTTTTCAAAATTGCTTTCACAACACCGAGATGACCTtggttttaaagacagaaacagagaCTTTCATTGATGTTGCAGCAATTAAAAGATGCCTCAATCATCCAACCACCCTTGAAAGATATCAGAGGCCAGGTAAACCTGCCACAACACCCAGTAACATAACAAAGAAGGACCAACAGCAGGATGTTGGGCAATTAACTGCATATAAAGTAGCTACTTCCTTAATCTGGCTGAGATTATTGCTGTTCCACGAAAGCCCATTGAAACACAGATACACCGACGGTTTGTTCTCAGCCTGATGGAGAGGCTCTGCTCAGCTGCATCTCTGGCAGTGAAAGTTGTTATGCTGCCTACAGACAGAAGAGGGCAGCACACAAAGAGAAAAGGGCAGTGACAAGAAAACATAaaccacagagagagagagagagagaaaagaactGGAGAAATATTTTACCTTCTCATACCAGAAACAAATGCAATCTTCACTGTCTTGTATAAAAATGacataacattttcttttcttttttgcactCAGTCACGTTCAGTCATGCTTTTCATCAAACACACCTTTAAGTACTCAACAGTCTTTACAATCAAGGCTGGCAAAGAGCAGCCCAAGTATTTTTTTGGTTGTTCAAAAAAAGACCAACTGGTATTCTTCTTGTTATTTGTAACAGCTTGAAAATTAAATCTACACACAGTTTCATGGCGCACTTACTGCTtcgtaggaaaaaaaaagtgcttagCTTTCCCACAACAACGTGAGACGGATTGTGTGATTGTTTGCTGAGATTTAAGACGTCGGAACAGCGGCGTTATTCTCAGCTGATTTCTGGAGTTGGAAGATTTTGGGTTATGTACAGTGGGACGGCGATGTCGCGAAAAGGCTAGCCTCAGGAACGCGTCTGGTTGGCGTTGATCATGATGTTCGGCAAAGCGTTACGCCTTTTCCTCCAGGTGCCCAAGTCGCGGGCATACCTCTTGATCTGATGGAACCACTGTTGGGTACGGGATTTATCCGAGGCACGGAAAACGAACGACTCCCGCCGGATGTCGAGCACCTCGAAGGTGTCCTCGCAGTCGGGATCTGACGACACCACACAGTTTCCCAGACGGATTGGCTCTCTCAGCACCGCGAATTTCCCACTGCTCTTGTCCTTGATTAAGACCAGCACTCCATCTCGAACGCTCTCCCCCAAGCCTTCCCCCGGACGACCCACGTCAGCTGCCCGCCCTGGAGAGTCGCCACCCCGCTGTGTCCTCACCATCAGCAGACTCTGCACGTTCTGGAACTTGAGGGCCTTGCTGCCCTTTTTCAACCACTGACCATCTGCTGGCTGGGAGAGCTGGAGAGGTCCCTCCATGACGAAACGGGTGTTTTCTCTCGCCCAACCCACCGTCTTCATCGACACCTCGCGCATCTCGATGTTGATGACCTCGCGGTTCTTGCGACTGTCGCGACGGAACGAGCGCAGGGACCAGGTGACGCCGTTGCCCTCCTGCTTAGTCTTCATGTTGATGTGCTCCAGGTGGGACTCTACCCGGCTCTTGGCCTCCCGAAGGCGCGTGTAGTCCGGGTGACATTCGGGAGTGACCTTGATGATGCGGCTCAACAAGAGCGGGTACTTGGTGACACGCTGGAGCGGTGCCATGAGGAAGGAGCGCAGGTTCATGCGACGCAGTGCGGTGTTGTCGTTCTGGGAAACATCCAGGAATATTCTGAAATGAGAAAGAAGGGGACGTTTGTCCAGCTATTGCTTGGGGGCATTTCAAACTTTATTAATGGGTGTTACAGAACAGCCCGACTCTTTGGTGAGATGTGGTTCTGTCTTAAAACGTGAATCATTGCAGCTTAGATCCCAAAATAGACCTTCCTCTGAATAAGTGATAACTCGCTGTCCTATCCATTAAGAATtacacagagcagctgtggcagaAACAGCAGAAAGCTCCCAGAGCAGCTTCCCCGTCACACGGCCCCAGCAGGGAGCTCTCGGCCTTCGTGCGTACGTACCTGAGCagttctttctctttctccagAGTGTTGAGCATGTTGACTGAGGTGGATTGCTGCAGGCAGTAGGTCTGGAAGGCGGGCAGCATGTTGACAAACTCAAGAAAGATTTCTCCGATGTATACGGTCAGCAGGTCATCATCACCCTGGAAACAACGCACGCACAGACAGGCTCGAGTAAAATTAAAAGTCACCGCCGTTGTAGATTCTAAGTCATCCAATCGCGGTCAACCAGTTACCTCGAACACAACGTGATAAAATGGACGCTTTTAGAATGTGTTATACTTTTCTTGCCTTACTGAACGCTCAAAATGCTTTTATACCACGCGTCACATTCAACCATTTACATGTCAACGACGCATCAAGATAGGCACGATTCTGCtgtgataaaaacaacatataaaTAGGCCGTCAAGCTACAAATATCTTAGTATCAAGTTATTAACTTATTGAGAAACATAAAAACCAGAACTAAGAAGCGGATGAGTGCGGCACCTGGCTAGTTTATGGCTAACAtacacaaaactaaaaataaatatcttaaaacaATAGAAAGATGGAAAATATATACCTTCCGCCGTAAATCAAAAGACCATTGAGCTAACGAAGTCAAACCTTTCCCTGAACTCAGAGCTATTAACAGTGTTTGTAGCAAGTTTTACTGCGAAGGATCTGCACCCATGAAAAGGCATTGAGTATCGCGGCTTTTGTGCCACAGAGCTCTCTCTGAACATAACACCCAGCCCTGAAGACATTGGTACTACTTGGTACtacaacaacacacaaacaagttGATAGAACGACAACAGGTAAGTTAGCTATACCGTTTGAGATGCTAGACAAAAGGTATAGCCATGGTGAGTGGCACATGTTTCTGATACATAGCAGCTAGCATGGTGGGTCCTCCAACTGGGCTAAATATGAATTAGCTTTAAAATAATGTGGCAGAGAAACGACAGATCTGCCGCAGATCTTATGGTGAAGGTTCAGAATGTGCAGACGTCCACAATATCCTTTTTTTGCATCgaatttttgcatttgttcTGCAGTTTTCCTTTGCTTTTGTCTGAGGTATTTAACGTCTATTGTTTTGTTAAACTAAACGGTCCTGGCTCATGGTTCGGTTGCACGTGTGTATTTGTGGCGTCCAGTGTTTCTCTCAAGAGCGCTCGGTTAAAATTCACAACCTCCCAAATAACCTACAACGTTTCTTAACAATGTCTGAAGACTACATAATGCTGTCTATTGGCCAGAACCATGAAATGTGTTGAAGAGGCTGTGGTCCTCCTGTTGAAGAGGCTGTGGTCCATATGCAGTCATATACCAAATCCTAACTCAAACTCTAGAATCAGAATTCATTGAGACCATTTGGAGGTTCCCTTTGGGCTTGGTTGGTAAGTTTAACTCAGAAATGATATATTCAGGTACTTTTCAATGGAAAGGATTCCTGATCCTGTGCTTTTGTGACAACCTGTACACATGTCCTTGATGGGACCATTGACAGAACTACCATTGCTGTAAAGGGTGTCTACTCTCCTTATttttctcataaaatgtgattagCTGTGTCTTGCACATGAAAGGTACACTGAATATTATAACTCAAGTggattatttactttttttaaacagcagctgTTTCTATTGACATCTAAAAGCTATGAATTGCTTCTCATAAAGGTATTTATGAACAGCGGGAGTTACAGAATAGCTGCCAATAGATA
This genomic interval carries:
- the tsn gene encoding translin codes for the protein MSVTEMFSCIQGFLSADQDVREDIRKVVQNLEQTAREILTVLQSVHQPAGFKDIPSKCARARELFCSVRTQMGELKTKFPAEQYYRFHEHWRFVLQRLAFLAAFVVYLESETLVTREEVAQILGIEVVREKGFHLDIEDFLAGVLIMASELSRLAVNSVTAGDYSRPLRISNFINELDSGFRLLNLKNDPLRKRYDGLKYDVKKIEEVVYDLSIRGLAKEAESGGDK